Proteins from one Fragaria vesca subsp. vesca linkage group LG6, FraVesHawaii_1.0, whole genome shotgun sequence genomic window:
- the LOC101313436 gene encoding (RS)-norcoclaurine 6-O-methyltransferase-like isoform 1 has translation METAAELDEASLRGQADVWKYMLGFADSMALRSAVELRIPDIIHSHGRALTLSEIASSFDSASPSPDISCLARIMRLLVRRNIFTAHHDGEDSEKTGLYGLTHSSRWLLHDSELTLAPMVLMETNPTLMAPWHCFSQCVKQRGPCAFKRAHGRDIWQFFSENLKFNRLFNDGMACTAKITMKAILAGYKGGFEDVATLVDVGGGTGSAVAEIVKAYPSIKGINFDLPHVVATAPVYHGVSHVGGDMFDEGSIPNADAIFMKRVMHDWSDSDCVKILKNCRNVIPERTGKVIIVDVILEPNGVGMFDLLMIAHTSGGKERTESEWTKMLEQAGFPRLKIIKIPALMLIIEAYPV, from the exons ATGGAAACAGCTGCAGAATTGGATGAAGCAAGTCTGAGAGGCCAAGCAGATGTATGGAAGTACATGCTCGGCTTTGCTGATTCCATGGCTTTGAGATCTGCTGTGGAGCTCCGCATACCAGATATCATACACTCTCATGGTCGTGCATTGACGTTGTCTGAAATAGCCTCGTCCTTCGACTCTGCATCACCCTCTCCCGATATCTCATGCCTCGCTCGCATCATGCGGTTGCTGGTCCGCCGGAACATCTTCACCGCACACCATGACGGTGAAGATTCTGAGAAAACCGGCCTCTACGGGTTGACTCACTCGTCTAGATGGCTCTTGCACGACTCAGAGCTCACTCTAGCTCCGATGGTTCTCATGGAGACCAATCCTACTCTAATGGCTCCATGGCACTGTTTCAGCCAGTGTGTCAAGCAACGCGGCCCATGCGCCTTTAAGAGGGCGCATGGGCGCGACATTTGGCAATTCTTTTCTGAAAATCTCAAGTTCAACCGATTGTTCAACGATGGCATGGCGTGTACAGCTAAGATTACAATGAAAGCGATACTTGCCGGATATAAGGGTGGGTTTGAGGACGTGGCAACACTGGTGGATGTTGGTGGTGGGACTGGAAGCGCAGTGGCGGAGATTGTGAAGGCGTATCCCAGCATTAAGGGCATCAACTTTGATCTACCACATGTAGTTGCAACAGCGCCGGTGTACCATGGGGTGTCACATGTTGGAGGTGACATGTTTGATGAGGGCAGTATTCCAAACGCAGATGCAATTTTCATGAAG CGGGTTATGCACGACTGGAGCGACAGCGATTGCGTCAAGATATTGAAGAACTGCCGGAATGTGATACCGGAGAGAACTGGCAAGGTGATAATTGTGGACGTTATCCTTGAGCCAAATGGTGTTGGCATGTTTGATCTGCTAATGATTGCACACACCTCAGGTGGAAAGGAGAGGACTGAGAGTGAATGGACGAAGATGTTGGAACAAGCAGGCTTCCCTCGCCTCAAAATCATAAAAATTCCAGCTTTGATGCTCATTATTGAGGCATACCCTGTGTGA
- the LOC101313436 gene encoding (RS)-norcoclaurine 6-O-methyltransferase-like isoform 2, translating into METAAELDEASLRGQADVWKYMLGFADSMALRSAVELRIPDIIHSHGRALTLSEIASSFDSASPSPDISCLARIMRLLVRRNIFTAHHDGEDSEKTGLYGLTHSSRWLLHDSELTLAPMVLMETNPTLMAPWHCFSQCVKQRGPCAFKRAHGRDIWQFFSENLKFNRLFNDGMACTAKITMKAILAGYKGGFEDVATLVDVGGGTGSAVAEIVKAYPSIKGINFDLPHVVATAPVYHGVSHVGGDMFDEGSIPNADAIFMKRVMHDWSDSDCVKILKNCRNVIPERTGKVERRGLRVNGRRCWNKQASLASKS; encoded by the exons ATGGAAACAGCTGCAGAATTGGATGAAGCAAGTCTGAGAGGCCAAGCAGATGTATGGAAGTACATGCTCGGCTTTGCTGATTCCATGGCTTTGAGATCTGCTGTGGAGCTCCGCATACCAGATATCATACACTCTCATGGTCGTGCATTGACGTTGTCTGAAATAGCCTCGTCCTTCGACTCTGCATCACCCTCTCCCGATATCTCATGCCTCGCTCGCATCATGCGGTTGCTGGTCCGCCGGAACATCTTCACCGCACACCATGACGGTGAAGATTCTGAGAAAACCGGCCTCTACGGGTTGACTCACTCGTCTAGATGGCTCTTGCACGACTCAGAGCTCACTCTAGCTCCGATGGTTCTCATGGAGACCAATCCTACTCTAATGGCTCCATGGCACTGTTTCAGCCAGTGTGTCAAGCAACGCGGCCCATGCGCCTTTAAGAGGGCGCATGGGCGCGACATTTGGCAATTCTTTTCTGAAAATCTCAAGTTCAACCGATTGTTCAACGATGGCATGGCGTGTACAGCTAAGATTACAATGAAAGCGATACTTGCCGGATATAAGGGTGGGTTTGAGGACGTGGCAACACTGGTGGATGTTGGTGGTGGGACTGGAAGCGCAGTGGCGGAGATTGTGAAGGCGTATCCCAGCATTAAGGGCATCAACTTTGATCTACCACATGTAGTTGCAACAGCGCCGGTGTACCATGGGGTGTCACATGTTGGAGGTGACATGTTTGATGAGGGCAGTATTCCAAACGCAGATGCAATTTTCATGAAG CGGGTTATGCACGACTGGAGCGACAGCGATTGCGTCAAGATATTGAAGAACTGCCGGAATGTGATACCGGAGAGAACTGGCAAG GTGGAAAGGAGAGGACTGAGAGTGAATGGACGAAGATGTTGGAACAAGCAGGCTTCCCTCGCCTCAAAATCATAA
- the LOC101313909 gene encoding ELMO domain-containing protein A-like — protein MRLRRSRKCFPSCAFLHQVDEDEVYWTQKSKSRKELGRRGSARVIPQLVQCFVNAMVGPRSWTGLFSRSRRSEKYAEYPLSPMQELRLLRLQERLQVPFDVTRPDHREALKAFWHAAFPDVALSGLISEQWKELGWQGPNPSTDFRSCGVIALENLIFFARTYPASFRRLLFKQGGRRATWEYPFAVAGINISFMLIQLLDLWSARPRCLPGINFVKLLGEDEAAFDVLFCIAFEMVDAQWLAMNASYMQFNDVLQATRTQLERELSLEDTQRIQDLPAYNLLYQ, from the exons ATGAGATTAAGGAGGAGCAGGAAATGCTTTCCTTCTTGCGCTTTCCTTCACCAA GTTGATGAGGATGAGGTTTATTGGACACAGAAGAGCAAAAGCAGGAAGGAGTTGGGGAGACGTGGTTCAGCTCGAGTGATACCACAGTTAGTTCAATGCTTTG TTAATGCTATGGTTGGACCACGATCATGGACAGGACTCTTTAGCCGCTCAAGACGTAGTGAGAAGTATGCTGAGTACCCTTTGAGTCCTATGCAG GAGCTGAGACTTTTGAGGCTTCAAGAACGACTACAAGTACCTTTTGACGTGACTCGCCCTGATCATCGA GAAGCCTTGAAAGCATTCTGGCATGCTGCCTTTCCAGATGTTGCTCTCAGTGGTTTGATCTCTGAGCAATGGAAAGAGTTGGGTTGGCAAGGTCCTAACCCATCAACTGACTTTAG GAGTTGCGGTGTTATTGCCCTTGAGAACTTGATTTTCTTTGCCAGAACTTATCCT GCATCTTTCCGAAGATTATTGTTCAAGCAAGGTGGGAGACGAGCAACCTGGGAATACCCATTTGCTGTTGCTGGCATAAACATTTCATTTATGTTGATTCAGTTGTTGGATCTTTGGTCAG CAAGACCAAGGTGTCTTCCCGGGATAAATTTCGTGAAATTATTAGGAG AAGATGAAGCTGCTTTTGATGTACTATTCTGTATAGCTTTCGAAATGGTGGATGCTCAATGGCTTGCTATGAATGCATCCTACATGCAGTTTAAT GATGTTCTGCAAGCAACGCGTACGCAGTTGGAAAGAGAACTATCTTTAGAAGATACTCAGAGGATACAAGATTTACCAGCTTATAATCTGTTGTACCAGTAG